A single window of Phycisphaerae bacterium DNA harbors:
- a CDS encoding YgiQ family radical SAM protein, with translation MGINNSNLFLPTTPEEMRQRGWKQADIILVTGDAYVDHPSFGVTLIGRWLEKLGYKVAILAQPDWRSADAFRSLGPPRLFWGITSGTIDSQFNDYASMGHRRKRDVYSPGGVLGLRPRRPLFVYSARVREAFKGIPLILGGLEASLRRLTHYDFIEDKLKRSVLIDAKADLLVHGMAERAIKEIAERLSSGGSINDLAGIAGTAYPVRRDTTMPENAVRLPSLSQQESDHSLVMSCQKSYQSQAHPKGLPVIQDQEPGEIVVMPPAEPLSEFEMDELYDAPFARNWHPSYDKAGGVPALEPIRFSITAHRGCFGGCSFCALYFHQGRYISSRSIGSLLAEADCLKKHKQFRGTISDIGGPTANMYGMKCEQGSDCRRTSCLVPSVCKHLKADAGQLIKMMESFLKWQASQSARTNIYVASGIRHDLALQNKEYIKLLARHFVGGHLKVAPEHYCPRVLELMGKPSFELLEEFEVYFQEVSRQAGKEQYLVPYFISAHPGCTADDAIKLTEYLVSRGWCPRQVQDFSPIPLTTSTAMYVSGLDTKGKKIFIPKGHREKTLQAALLQYCEEKNEKRVAGFLRNQGRAELISKIDSLQKHRRRCESGQKDYEF, from the coding sequence ATGGGCATTAATAATTCAAATCTTTTTCTTCCAACTACTCCTGAAGAGATGCGTCAGCGCGGGTGGAAACAGGCGGACATTATTCTTGTTACCGGCGATGCTTATGTTGACCATCCCTCTTTCGGGGTTACGCTGATAGGCAGATGGCTGGAGAAGCTGGGTTACAAAGTAGCGATACTCGCACAGCCCGACTGGCGGAGCGCGGATGCGTTTCGGAGCCTGGGGCCGCCGAGATTGTTTTGGGGAATTACGTCCGGGACGATAGATTCGCAGTTCAATGACTATGCTTCGATGGGGCATCGGCGAAAAAGGGATGTGTATAGTCCGGGCGGGGTCTTGGGGTTACGTCCGAGACGGCCGCTGTTTGTTTATTCGGCGCGGGTGCGCGAGGCGTTTAAGGGGATTCCTTTGATTTTAGGAGGTCTCGAAGCCAGTCTTCGCAGACTTACCCATTACGACTTTATTGAAGACAAACTCAAGAGGTCCGTCTTAATCGATGCCAAAGCTGATTTGTTAGTTCACGGCATGGCGGAAAGAGCAATTAAAGAAATTGCGGAACGGCTGAGCAGCGGCGGGTCGATTAATGATTTAGCAGGAATTGCGGGGACGGCATATCCGGTCAGGCGTGACACGACAATGCCGGAGAACGCCGTTCGTCTGCCCTCGTTGTCGCAGCAGGAGTCCGACCATAGTTTGGTAATGTCGTGCCAAAAGTCATACCAGTCGCAGGCGCATCCGAAAGGACTTCCCGTAATACAAGACCAGGAACCCGGTGAGATTGTCGTGATGCCGCCGGCCGAACCTTTGAGCGAGTTCGAAATGGACGAGCTGTATGATGCGCCTTTTGCGAGGAACTGGCATCCGAGTTACGACAAAGCGGGGGGCGTACCCGCCCTTGAGCCGATACGTTTTTCGATAACGGCCCATCGAGGATGTTTCGGCGGCTGCTCGTTTTGCGCCCTTTATTTCCACCAGGGCAGATATATCAGCAGCCGTTCAATCGGCAGTTTATTGGCAGAGGCGGACTGCCTGAAAAAGCACAAACAATTTCGCGGCACCATCAGCGATATAGGCGGTCCGACGGCCAATATGTATGGAATGAAATGCGAACAGGGTAGTGACTGCCGAAGGACGAGCTGCCTTGTTCCCTCTGTATGCAAACATCTTAAAGCCGACGCCGGGCAACTAATAAAAATGATGGAATCTTTTCTGAAATGGCAGGCCAGTCAGTCTGCTCGAACGAATATATATGTTGCTTCAGGTATCCGTCACGATTTGGCGCTTCAGAACAAGGAATATATCAAGCTGCTGGCCCGGCATTTTGTGGGCGGCCATCTTAAGGTCGCTCCGGAACATTATTGTCCGAGGGTGCTTGAGCTGATGGGTAAACCCTCGTTCGAGCTTTTAGAAGAGTTCGAGGTATATTTTCAGGAGGTGTCACGCCAGGCGGGCAAAGAGCAATACCTTGTGCCGTATTTTATAAGCGCGCATCCGGGATGCACGGCCGATGACGCGATTAAACTTACGGAATATTTAGTCTCGCGAGGGTGGTGTCCCCGCCAGGTTCAGGACTTCAGCCCCATACCGCTGACTACCTCGACAGCGATGTATGTATCAGGGCTCGACACAAAAGGCAAAAAAATCTTTATCCCGAAGGGGCACAGGGAAAAGACACTTCAGGCGGCGTTGCTGCAATACTGTGAAGAGAAAAACGAAAAGAGGGTAGCCGGTTTTCTTCGGAATCAGGGCCGGGCCGAGTTAATCAGCAAAATTGATTCTCTGCAAAAACATAGAAGGCGCTGCGAATCCGGCCAAAAAGATTACGAATTTTGA
- a CDS encoding NAD(P)-dependent glycerol-3-phosphate dehydrogenase, which yields MFKNISIIGDGAMGTVLAMLLCEKASTAEFAKTAEKKPKSDDIHNTQYAIRVRMWGYDCEQLKQIESGRENKKFLPGYKLPENLVFESDDNRIMADADLIVSAVPCQFMREVWGRLKNYVPKGVPIVSVTKGIENDTLMRPSEILADVLGGDVRCVVLSGPTISDELARKLPATACVACSDEQLAKAVQRTFSTNWLRVYTNTDVVGVELAGAMKNIIAIAAGIVDGMGLGDNAKAALLSRGLAEITRLGVACGARPQTFAGLAGLGDLVTTCISLSGRNRSFGERIGKGQTVEQAKKATDSVIEGIATCESVVALGRQKNVEMPITCAIYEILFEGKSVQAAIADLMKRQLKAE from the coding sequence ATGTTCAAGAATATCTCCATAATCGGTGATGGTGCGATGGGCACTGTTTTGGCTATGCTGCTCTGCGAAAAAGCATCAACCGCAGAGTTCGCAAAGACCGCCGAGAAAAAACCAAAGTCAGACGATATACACAATACGCAATACGCAATACGAGTTCGGATGTGGGGTTATGACTGTGAGCAGTTAAAACAGATAGAGTCAGGCCGTGAAAACAAAAAATTCCTGCCCGGCTATAAACTGCCGGAAAACCTTGTATTCGAGAGCGATGATAATCGCATAATGGCCGATGCCGATTTGATTGTGTCGGCTGTGCCGTGTCAATTTATGCGTGAAGTTTGGGGCAGGCTCAAAAATTATGTCCCCAAAGGAGTTCCTATTGTCTCGGTAACCAAGGGCATTGAGAATGATACGCTGATGCGGCCGAGTGAGATTTTAGCTGATGTGCTGGGCGGGGATGTGCGATGTGTCGTGCTGAGCGGGCCGACCATTTCCGATGAATTAGCAAGAAAACTACCGGCGACGGCTTGTGTTGCGTGCAGCGATGAGCAGTTGGCCAAGGCGGTTCAACGCACCTTTTCAACTAATTGGCTGCGCGTTTATACCAACACAGATGTTGTCGGCGTTGAGTTAGCAGGCGCGATGAAGAACATTATCGCTATCGCCGCGGGAATTGTGGACGGGATGGGGCTCGGCGATAACGCGAAGGCTGCGCTATTGAGCAGGGGACTTGCCGAGATAACCAGATTGGGTGTTGCCTGCGGAGCAAGGCCGCAGACATTCGCGGGGTTAGCAGGGCTAGGCGATTTGGTGACAACCTGCATTTCTCTCAGCGGGAGAAACCGCTCGTTCGGCGAAAGAATAGGTAAGGGCCAAACCGTAGAGCAGGCCAAAAAAGCAACTGATTCAGTTATTGAAGGTATCGCTACCTGCGAATCTGTCGTTGCTCTCGGCAGGCAAAAGAATGTTGAGATGCCGATTACTTGCGCTATCTATGAAATACTGTTTGAGGGCAAATCGGTGCAGGCGGCGATTGCTGATTTAATGAAGCGTCAGCTCAAGGCCGAATAG
- a CDS encoding helix-turn-helix transcriptional regulator yields MKFEAQLLKGIAPVVVLQILSRGPMYGYELGKAIEQRSGEILSLGKGTLYPLLYNLEAKKLIRGRWEKTSSDRKRRYYSITSKGKAQLAEQRGQLKELNAGLKLVFGRVLSPA; encoded by the coding sequence ATGAAATTTGAAGCTCAGTTGTTAAAAGGTATCGCCCCGGTGGTCGTCCTGCAGATTCTCTCCCGCGGTCCAATGTATGGCTACGAGCTGGGTAAGGCCATCGAGCAGCGAAGCGGCGAAATATTGTCTCTTGGTAAAGGGACGCTGTATCCGCTGCTTTACAATCTCGAAGCAAAAAAACTTATCAGGGGCAGGTGGGAGAAAACCAGCTCCGACCGGAAGAGGCGGTATTACTCCATCACCAGCAAGGGCAAAGCCCAGCTTGCGGAGCAAAGAGGGCAATTAAAGGAGCTGAACGCTGGCCTGAAGCTTGTCTTCGGCCGGGTGCTTTCCCCTGCCTGA
- a CDS encoding alpha-L-arabinofuranosidase C-terminal domain-containing protein gives MKKVLFILLLILGFSSFAQAAKIKIDVDRTIGEIDPKIYGVFMEPITFSPKMLGLEGNTPINTLYGPLYNPESDLADENGFNREYIEAAKELGITNMRWPGGNYVAGYNWQDGIGPKENRPVRKELAWDGIENNHVGTDEWIALNKSIGSENVVCINLGTGTVDDARYWVEYCNCEPGTYYADLRKKYGNEKPFGVKYWCLGNEVDGEPWIIGYKNAEDYCKIAKVAARAMRNTDKSIKLVACGASNYEATGKYVDWNWKVINELRDFADYISVHRYWDPSDDYYVYVGQRAIDLEEKISMVASQIETVRIRYGLDKPIYLSVDEYGAFGKGMLPVLAAGQYFNAFIRHADVVKMANYTLFTSLLSFDKDKGLFKTPLFHTFKLFSNNCHGRSVDVFTDCDTYDTNECKGIAYLDATAVFNDVNDTLFINVVNRHKDKSIETEILSTSGTFSGEAAASVVNRQDIYEDFIFDKKEEYIPKTAELSVEGKKITYSFPAHSFVQIKVKIKK, from the coding sequence ATGAAAAAAGTATTGTTTATTTTATTGCTTATCCTTGGTTTTTCTTCATTCGCTCAGGCAGCAAAAATCAAAATCGATGTTGACAGAACAATCGGAGAGATTGACCCGAAAATCTACGGGGTCTTTATGGAACCCATTACATTTTCCCCTAAAATGCTTGGTCTGGAAGGCAACACACCAATAAATACGCTTTATGGGCCGCTGTATAATCCCGAATCCGACCTTGCTGATGAAAACGGATTCAATAGGGAATACATCGAAGCGGCGAAGGAACTTGGGATAACCAATATGCGCTGGCCTGGCGGAAATTACGTTGCGGGATACAACTGGCAGGACGGGATAGGGCCTAAAGAAAACCGGCCGGTGCGCAAAGAACTGGCATGGGACGGTATTGAAAACAACCATGTGGGGACCGATGAATGGATTGCGCTGAACAAGTCCATCGGCTCTGAAAATGTCGTTTGCATCAATCTCGGAACGGGAACCGTCGACGATGCCCGCTACTGGGTCGAATATTGTAATTGTGAGCCGGGCACTTACTATGCGGACCTGAGGAAAAAGTATGGAAATGAAAAGCCGTTCGGCGTGAAGTACTGGTGCCTTGGCAACGAGGTGGACGGCGAGCCGTGGATTATAGGGTATAAGAACGCGGAGGACTATTGCAAAATCGCGAAAGTGGCGGCCAGAGCGATGCGGAATACGGATAAGAGTATAAAGCTGGTCGCCTGCGGGGCATCCAATTATGAAGCGACGGGGAAATATGTCGACTGGAACTGGAAAGTTATAAATGAATTGAGAGACTTTGCAGATTACATCTCCGTTCACCGCTACTGGGACCCTTCGGACGATTATTATGTTTATGTCGGTCAGCGGGCGATAGACCTCGAAGAGAAGATTTCTATGGTCGCCTCGCAAATCGAAACAGTCAGGATACGGTACGGGCTGGATAAGCCGATTTATTTGTCAGTGGATGAATACGGCGCCTTTGGAAAAGGTATGCTTCCGGTGCTCGCAGCCGGGCAATACTTTAACGCATTCATCCGTCATGCCGATGTCGTTAAGATGGCAAACTATACGCTTTTTACCTCATTATTGAGTTTTGACAAAGATAAAGGTTTGTTTAAAACTCCGTTATTCCACACTTTCAAATTATTTTCAAACAATTGTCACGGCAGGTCAGTTGACGTTTTCACAGACTGCGATACCTATGATACAAATGAATGTAAGGGTATTGCCTACCTCGATGCAACAGCCGTTTTTAATGATGTAAATGATACACTATTCATTAATGTCGTAAACAGGCATAAAGATAAATCAATCGAGACTGAAATTCTCAGCACTTCCGGAACATTTTCCGGTGAGGCTGCGGCAAGTGTGGTTAATAGACAAGATATTTATGAGGATTTTATTTTTGATAAAAAGGAAGAATACATTCCGAAAACAGCGGAATTGTCGGTTGAAGGGAAAAAGATAACCTACTCTTTCCCGGCACATTCATTTGTGCAAATAAAGGTGAAAATAAAGAAGTAA
- the pilO gene encoding type 4a pilus biogenesis protein PilO, translated as MTSGLRKAVFFVLLVGVAYAAYQYMIKPANRHLTEQKARLATKLANLSEFEKATAAAEDLSHQLEQLQEAVEFFESKLPPTIEIDKVLGDITVIGEKQGVKCRTIRRLEKKDNSGYVEQLLEMKLEGDFDSFYSFLLELEKLPRIMKVRKLELVKQEKSEGQIAVDFVVSIFFQSKTG; from the coding sequence ATGACGAGCGGTTTAAGAAAAGCTGTGTTTTTCGTTTTGTTAGTCGGGGTGGCTTACGCTGCGTACCAATATATGATTAAGCCGGCCAACAGGCATTTGACCGAGCAGAAAGCCCGGCTTGCGACGAAATTGGCCAATTTGTCCGAATTTGAAAAGGCCACCGCGGCGGCAGAAGACTTAAGTCATCAGCTTGAACAATTACAAGAGGCGGTAGAATTTTTTGAAAGCAAGCTGCCGCCTACGATTGAAATCGACAAGGTTCTTGGGGACATAACCGTTATCGGGGAAAAGCAGGGGGTAAAGTGCAGGACAATCCGGAGGCTGGAGAAAAAAGATAATAGCGGGTACGTCGAGCAGCTCCTGGAAATGAAATTGGAGGGAGATTTTGATTCGTTTTATTCGTTCCTTTTAGAGCTTGAGAAACTTCCCCGCATAATGAAAGTACGCAAGCTTGAGTTGGTGAAACAGGAGAAAAGCGAGGGGCAAATAGCAGTTGATTTTGTAGTGAGCATATTTTTCCAGAGTAAAACCGGTTAA
- a CDS encoding type II secretion system protein GspL, giving the protein MFRFLKNSSGSGVPVLRRIAELPGAISRILSSAKWTPIGMDIGNDALTAVQFERNKRGAILVAAGSKNRPVNIEFGSSNWQRWAIEAIRELTTGGRFHGRDVIAAMPASEVFIDHMKMPKIEKDKLEDALFSKIKQKLPFEADDAMIKYLPAEDDNVMVVAVERKKIDRHLAIYEEANLQIKSIAVWPTALTNNYVRFFGRRKTDVEAIVMLLNIDTSYTNVVICRHKNPLFACSIPVGTKQLRPASNGGATDEMTAKLVLELTGCRRRFGLMYEDAHIERLIFLSHTIDRDVCTTIAKQMEMPAQMGDCLTAVEEANVDGLVIDRRGCEVNWATAFGLSLS; this is encoded by the coding sequence ATGTTCAGGTTTCTGAAAAACAGTTCGGGTTCAGGCGTTCCTGTTCTGCGACGTATTGCAGAGCTGCCGGGCGCTATTTCCCGTATTTTGAGTTCCGCAAAATGGACCCCGATTGGTATGGATATTGGAAACGACGCTCTGACAGCGGTCCAATTTGAACGAAACAAAAGAGGCGCAATTTTGGTTGCGGCCGGCAGTAAGAATCGGCCGGTGAATATAGAGTTCGGCAGCAGCAATTGGCAAAGATGGGCAATCGAAGCTATACGTGAGTTGACAACGGGCGGCAGATTTCACGGTAGAGACGTAATAGCGGCTATGCCGGCAAGCGAGGTGTTTATTGACCATATGAAAATGCCGAAGATAGAGAAGGACAAACTGGAGGACGCTCTCTTTTCGAAGATAAAACAGAAACTGCCGTTCGAGGCTGATGATGCGATGATAAAGTACCTTCCCGCTGAGGATGATAATGTTATGGTAGTAGCAGTCGAGCGGAAGAAAATTGACAGGCATCTGGCGATATACGAAGAGGCGAATCTTCAAATTAAGTCTATTGCTGTTTGGCCGACGGCACTGACGAACAACTATGTCAGATTTTTCGGCAGACGTAAAACTGATGTCGAAGCGATAGTGATGCTGCTCAATATAGATACGAGTTATACGAATGTTGTAATTTGCCGTCATAAGAATCCGCTTTTTGCCTGTTCGATACCAGTAGGGACAAAGCAGCTTCGGCCGGCTTCCAACGGCGGCGCTACCGATGAAATGACAGCAAAATTAGTGCTGGAATTGACCGGCTGCAGGCGGCGTTTCGGCTTGATGTACGAAGATGCTCACATAGAGCGTTTGATTTTCCTTAGTCATACTATCGATAGAGATGTGTGTACGACGATAGCGAAGCAAATGGAAATGCCGGCACAGATGGGGGATTGTCTGACGGCAGTGGAAGAGGCAAATGTCGACGGCTTAGTGATAGACAGAAGGGGATGCGAGGTTAATTGGGCCACCGCCTTTGGGCTTAGCTTATCTTAA
- a CDS encoding protein-L-isoaspartate(D-aspartate) O-methyltransferase, whose translation MSTKYVRLFKAGVYAGLSLAGAVIFLTTACDSQNKGFVPSQAPISVSQKQETAEEKKAARPTHTHPAFAERVKERERMVAEQIQTRGVREPNVLTAMRIVPRHAFVAGSKQDFAYADHPLPIGFDQTISQPYIVAFMTEALRLEPASRVLEIGTGSGYQAAICAEIAAEVYTIEIVEGLAKRAEEKLKEMGYPNVFVRAGDGYFGWPEKAPFDAIIGTAAAERIPEPLIKQLAPGGRMILPYETASGFQYLVLITKDGNGNLSRKNVLPVRFVPMTGEVTKPEK comes from the coding sequence ATGAGCACAAAGTATGTGAGATTGTTCAAGGCAGGGGTTTATGCGGGGCTATCTTTGGCGGGGGCGGTTATTTTTCTCACAACCGCCTGTGATTCGCAAAACAAAGGTTTTGTGCCAAGCCAGGCGCCGATTAGTGTAAGCCAGAAGCAGGAAACTGCAGAAGAGAAGAAGGCGGCGCGGCCGACGCATACGCATCCTGCTTTTGCGGAACGGGTAAAAGAGCGGGAGAGAATGGTTGCGGAGCAGATTCAGACGAGGGGCGTCAGAGAACCAAACGTTTTGACGGCGATGCGAATTGTGCCCCGACATGCATTTGTAGCAGGCAGCAAGCAGGACTTTGCTTACGCCGACCATCCGCTTCCGATAGGTTTCGACCAGACGATAAGCCAGCCATACATCGTGGCATTTATGACGGAGGCGTTGAGGCTTGAACCTGCTTCGAGGGTATTAGAAATCGGCACCGGCTCCGGTTACCAGGCGGCGATTTGTGCCGAGATTGCCGCGGAAGTTTATACCATTGAGATTGTCGAAGGATTAGCTAAACGGGCGGAAGAAAAACTGAAAGAGATGGGTTACCCGAACGTGTTTGTCAGGGCCGGCGATGGGTATTTCGGCTGGCCGGAGAAGGCGCCTTTTGACGCCATTATCGGTACGGCGGCGGCAGAGCGCATTCCTGAGCCGCTGATAAAGCAATTGGCCCCGGGCGGCAGGATGATATTGCCTTATGAGACCGCATCAGGTTTTCAATATCTGGTTCTGATAACAAAGGACGGCAATGGCAATCTCAGCAGGAAGAATGTTTTGCCGGTTAGATTTGTTCCGATGACCGGCGAGGTAACAAAGCCGGAGAAATAA
- the hflX gene encoding GTPase HflX, whose product MEKLRETLRVRKERAILVAAVLHHRSDSDDLVELTALAESAGAVVVDRFQQKIRKINPTTYIGKGKADLLAERVKRFKADVIIFDNDLSPAQIRELEEIIHIKVLDRSELILDIFATRAQTKQAQLQVELAQLEYTYPRLAGMWSHLDSVAGVGGATAAGAVGAIGTRGPGEQQLEIDRRIVSKRIIDLKRELDNIDERRVREIDGRKGMFKTCIVGYTNAGKSTLINALTDAGVHVEDRLFATLDTRTRKWTPVKGVDVLISDTVGFVKNLPHQLVASFKATLEEAVNADLLIHVVDTASPEVLKQIESVDKVLAEIGCGEKPILKALNKVDAVRKIGDVEMLQTLFPDAVCISAKTGFGLEELSEAVAVKYRGGEILLRVCCSQSNGKVQSFLRAYGQVLKEEYNEGSVLIEVRLGRNQMPGLQRLHPETIETISG is encoded by the coding sequence TTGGAAAAATTGCGCGAGACGCTGAGAGTCAGGAAAGAACGGGCTATTTTAGTGGCCGCTGTCCTGCACCATCGCAGCGATTCGGATGATTTGGTTGAACTTACGGCGCTGGCGGAAAGTGCCGGTGCGGTTGTCGTAGACAGATTTCAGCAGAAAATCCGGAAAATCAATCCGACTACATACATAGGTAAAGGCAAAGCCGACCTGCTTGCCGAGCGGGTCAAGCGGTTCAAGGCTGATGTTATTATATTCGATAACGACCTGTCGCCTGCCCAGATTCGCGAGCTTGAGGAGATTATCCATATCAAGGTCCTCGACCGCAGCGAGCTGATTCTGGACATCTTCGCCACCAGGGCACAAACCAAACAGGCTCAGCTTCAGGTTGAACTGGCTCAGCTTGAATATACCTATCCGAGATTGGCTGGTATGTGGTCGCACTTAGACAGCGTAGCGGGCGTGGGCGGAGCGACTGCCGCCGGCGCGGTCGGCGCCATAGGGACAAGAGGGCCGGGCGAGCAGCAGCTGGAAATCGACAGGCGTATTGTCTCCAAACGGATCATAGACCTCAAGCGCGAGCTTGATAATATCGACGAGCGCAGAGTCCGTGAGATTGACGGCCGAAAAGGAATGTTCAAAACCTGTATCGTCGGATATACCAACGCCGGCAAAAGCACGCTTATCAACGCCCTTACCGATGCGGGCGTCCATGTCGAGGACCGGCTCTTTGCGACACTCGATACGCGGACAAGAAAATGGACGCCGGTCAAAGGCGTGGATGTTCTTATCAGCGACACGGTCGGTTTTGTGAAAAATCTGCCCCACCAGTTAGTCGCATCATTCAAGGCGACGCTCGAAGAGGCCGTCAACGCCGACCTGCTTATCCACGTCGTCGATACGGCAAGTCCCGAGGTGCTCAAGCAGATTGAATCTGTGGATAAAGTTCTGGCGGAAATCGGCTGCGGGGAAAAGCCGATTTTGAAGGCCCTCAATAAAGTCGATGCCGTCAGAAAAATCGGCGATGTTGAAATGCTCCAGACGCTTTTTCCTGATGCGGTCTGCATATCAGCTAAAACTGGCTTCGGCCTGGAAGAATTAAGCGAGGCCGTAGCGGTGAAATATAGAGGCGGAGAAATTCTGCTGCGGGTCTGCTGCAGCCAGTCGAACGGCAAAGTCCAGAGTTTTCTGCGGGCATACGGGCAGGTCTTAAAAGAGGAATATAACGAGGGTTCTGTTCTGATTGAAGTCAGACTTGGCCGAAACCAGATGCCCGGCCTGCAAAGACTACACCCCGAAACCATTGAAACTATCTCTGGATAA
- a CDS encoding MltA domain-containing protein has translation MKTKVLLYLLLSAAIVITGCKAPMKKEAVKPPYNKPLLPGQPALRKITNPSEIPDFTLACFNVEGLKPAAERSLNYLGKPSSQGFFPVGDISHQIAVDSLKEFSALLGSGVKGSDLNAAIRDKFDVYMSVGCDDNGTVLFTGYYTPIFEGSFTPGDRFKYPLYKQPENLVKDANGTVLGRREADGSITPYPPRAVIEDAMLLRGRELIWLTDPFEAYIAHIQGSAKIRLPDGNLVTVGYVAHNGHEYKSMSQAMVRDGKISSSQLSLAAIIKYFKEHPDEVSYYTRLNPRFVFFSKQEGDPRGSLNEPVTPMRTIATDKSIFPRGSLTFISTTLPREEGGSVVMRPFTGFMLDQDTGGAIRAPGRCDVYMGIGDTAGKLAGQTYQEGKLYYLFLKQASK, from the coding sequence ATGAAAACCAAAGTTTTGCTTTATTTACTGCTGTCAGCGGCAATAGTCATAACCGGGTGCAAAGCCCCCATGAAGAAAGAGGCAGTTAAGCCGCCATACAATAAACCCCTGCTGCCGGGTCAGCCGGCGCTGCGCAAGATAACAAATCCGTCGGAGATACCCGATTTTACTTTAGCCTGTTTTAATGTTGAGGGTTTAAAGCCGGCAGCAGAAAGGAGTCTTAATTACCTCGGCAAGCCGTCGAGTCAGGGGTTCTTCCCTGTCGGCGATATAAGCCATCAAATAGCAGTGGACAGCTTGAAAGAATTCTCGGCGTTGCTGGGTTCGGGTGTGAAAGGTTCGGATTTGAACGCAGCCATCAGGGACAAGTTTGATGTTTATATGTCGGTAGGTTGCGACGACAACGGCACAGTGCTATTCACCGGTTATTATACGCCGATTTTTGAAGGGTCGTTCACACCCGGCGACCGTTTCAAGTATCCTCTGTATAAACAGCCGGAGAATCTGGTCAAAGATGCTAACGGCACAGTGCTCGGGCGGCGCGAGGCTGACGGCAGTATTACGCCGTACCCGCCGCGGGCCGTTATTGAAGATGCGATGCTGCTCAGGGGGCGGGAGTTAATATGGCTGACCGACCCGTTCGAAGCGTACATAGCGCACATACAGGGCTCAGCCAAAATAAGACTGCCGGATGGTAATTTGGTGACGGTAGGCTATGTTGCACATAACGGCCACGAATATAAAAGTATGTCGCAAGCTATGGTCAGAGACGGCAAGATATCCAGCTCGCAATTGAGCCTGGCCGCAATTATAAAGTACTTCAAGGAGCATCCCGACGAGGTCTCGTATTATACCCGCCTGAATCCGAGATTCGTCTTTTTCAGTAAGCAGGAGGGAGACCCCCGCGGCAGTTTGAACGAGCCTGTAACACCGATGAGAACAATTGCTACGGACAAATCAATCTTTCCTCGCGGCAGCCTGACCTTTATATCTACTACGCTGCCGAGAGAGGAGGGAGGCAGTGTTGTTATGCGGCCTTTCACCGGGTTTATGCTTGACCAGGATACGGGCGGCGCAATCCGCGCGCCCGGGCGATGTGATGTTTATATGGGCATTGGAGATACGGCAGGCAAGCTTGCGGGGCAGACGTACCAGGAAGGAAAGCTGTATTACCTGTTTTTGAAGCAGGCATCCAAATAA
- the rpsU gene encoding 30S ribosomal protein S21: MLKVKSRTGESVQQMMRRFKKLCEKEGLIRDMKRNAYYEKPSEKNRRRMRKAQRTASFNTDY; the protein is encoded by the coding sequence ATGCTCAAAGTAAAATCGCGTACAGGCGAATCAGTTCAGCAAATGATGAGACGCTTTAAAAAGCTGTGTGAAAAAGAGGGTCTAATCAGAGATATGAAGCGTAATGCTTACTACGAGAAGCCCTCGGAAAAAAACCGCCGGCGTATGCGAAAGGCCCAGCGAACTGCAAGCTTCAACACTGATTACTAA
- a CDS encoding zinc-dependent peptidase: MFLFKRWRRKRLGNREFPEGWLRIIEKNVPLYGRLPSEDKAELRRHILVFMGEKRFEGCRGLKITDEVKVTIAAQACILLLHRETDYYPGLSTILVYPRAFVARRVEHLPGGVVSEEPQALRGESWHRGPVVLSWDDIKHDTADVNDGHNVVFHEFAHQIESCGGKRDGTAVLKNRSSYIAWARVLQKDYEKLRRAAAQRQPTFLNKYGATNPAEFFAVVTEFFFEKPGELKEIHPQLYNELKQFYHQDPVSYLT, from the coding sequence ATGTTCTTGTTTAAGAGATGGCGACGAAAGCGGCTCGGCAATCGGGAATTTCCTGAGGGGTGGCTGCGGATTATTGAAAAGAACGTGCCGCTATATGGCAGGCTGCCGTCCGAAGATAAAGCTGAGCTGCGGCGGCATATACTTGTATTTATGGGCGAGAAGCGGTTCGAGGGCTGCCGGGGACTCAAAATAACCGATGAGGTAAAAGTTACTATAGCTGCGCAGGCGTGCATACTGCTTCTGCATCGGGAAACCGATTATTATCCGGGGCTTTCCACGATACTGGTATATCCGCGGGCTTTTGTAGCACGGCGGGTCGAACATTTACCGGGCGGGGTAGTATCTGAGGAGCCGCAGGCGCTTAGAGGGGAATCGTGGCACCGGGGGCCGGTGGTCCTGTCGTGGGATGACATAAAGCACGATACTGCCGATGTCAACGATGGTCACAATGTCGTGTTTCACGAGTTCGCGCATCAAATCGAAAGCTGCGGCGGCAAAAGAGACGGCACGGCCGTTCTTAAAAACAGATCGAGCTATATTGCGTGGGCGCGCGTGCTGCAAAAAGATTACGAAAAGCTCAGGCGCGCGGCTGCTCAGCGCCAGCCGACTTTTTTAAATAAATACGGCGCAACTAACCCGGCGGAGTTTTTCGCAGTCGTAACGGAGTTCTTTTTTGAAAAACCCGGAGAGCTGAAAGAGATTCATCCGCAGCTTTATAACGAGTTAAAGCAGTTTTACCATCAGGACCCTGTCAGCTATTTAACTTGA